A genome region from Methylobacterium sp. FF17 includes the following:
- a CDS encoding DUF2336 domain-containing protein encodes MSPSLDDAPDLSGLIELSRLDNLDLKPVILRVQTDLFLSAHVRDRKTVAAFASLAGGLIPIVDDETAEIVARKLAPFPDTPPALLVALAARGGGARDAVLAQAPLLSQAVIDAALADGAEIGAALAGRPDLSRSTILEMIGRDDPATDRALAGNRALNIQGELLARLVARARRAPDLARILLARTDLAHADVAPLFLMAEEARREAIGHAILATAALRPTPPAPREAGAILTGFSARGDVAGFVGALTEMLGLPKGFLAATPDPSLRYELLTLALRAAGLHEEEAVYIFLTLNEAVARSVDRVFDLVKLFRTVPRAGARDLLAAILDWAPPERAAGTHQPYHAPEAPRPRMPAAVERAPLRTPLPTRLRQTS; translated from the coding sequence ATGTCCCCATCACTCGACGATGCGCCGGACCTCTCCGGCCTGATCGAATTGTCGCGCCTCGACAACCTCGATCTCAAACCCGTCATCCTCCGGGTGCAGACGGACCTCTTCCTGTCGGCGCATGTCCGGGACCGCAAGACGGTCGCGGCCTTCGCCTCCCTGGCCGGAGGACTGATCCCGATCGTGGATGACGAGACCGCCGAGATCGTCGCCCGCAAGCTCGCGCCCTTCCCCGACACCCCGCCCGCCCTCCTCGTCGCGCTGGCCGCACGCGGCGGCGGCGCCCGCGATGCGGTGCTGGCGCAGGCTCCCCTCCTGAGCCAGGCGGTGATCGACGCGGCTCTCGCGGATGGCGCGGAGATCGGCGCGGCGCTGGCCGGCCGGCCGGACCTCTCCCGTTCCACGATCCTGGAAATGATCGGGCGCGACGACCCGGCCACCGACCGGGCGCTCGCCGGTAACCGGGCCCTGAACATCCAGGGCGAGTTGCTCGCCCGCCTCGTCGCCCGCGCCCGCCGCGCCCCGGACCTCGCCCGCATCCTCCTCGCCCGCACCGACCTCGCGCATGCCGATGTGGCGCCCCTGTTCCTGATGGCCGAGGAGGCCCGGCGCGAGGCGATCGGACACGCGATCCTGGCGACCGCCGCCTTGCGGCCCACCCCGCCGGCCCCCCGCGAGGCCGGAGCGATCCTCACCGGCTTCTCGGCGCGGGGCGACGTGGCCGGCTTCGTCGGCGCCCTGACCGAGATGCTCGGGTTGCCCAAGGGCTTCCTCGCCGCCACGCCCGATCCGTCGCTGCGCTACGAACTGCTGACGCTGGCGCTGCGCGCCGCCGGCCTGCACGAGGAGGAGGCGGTCTACATCTTCCTCACCCTCAACGAGGCCGTGGCCCGTTCCGTCGACCGGGTGTTCGATCTCGTGAAGCTGTTCCGGACGGTGCCGAGGGCGGGCGCGCGCGACCTCCTTGCCGCCATCCTCGACTGGGCTCCGCCGGAGCGCGCGGCCGGCACCCACCAGCCCTACCACGCCCCCGAGGCTCCGCGTCCCCGCATGCCCGCCGCCGTCGAGCGCGCGCCCCTGCGCACGCCCCTGCCGACGCGGCTGCGCCAGACCTCCTGA
- the maiA gene encoding maleylacetoacetate isomerase has product MKMYGNWRSAAAFRVRVALNLKGIAYEETFLDLDAGEQFKPEFLAINPQGAVPAFFDGDGPPLIQSLAILDYLEDVHPAVPLLPADPRARARARSLAQVVACDTHPLYVPRVRNFLMQTYDLPRERMLGFVRHWMETGLKTLEARLTGEPGTGRYAQGDAISHADLCLVSLWVGTGIFGVETGPFPTVRRIAEDCLAQDAFARAHPSRQPGAPA; this is encoded by the coding sequence ATGAAGATGTACGGCAACTGGCGCTCGGCCGCTGCTTTCCGGGTGCGGGTCGCCCTGAACCTCAAGGGCATCGCCTACGAGGAGACCTTCCTCGACCTCGATGCCGGCGAGCAGTTCAAGCCCGAGTTCCTGGCGATCAACCCGCAGGGCGCGGTCCCGGCCTTCTTCGACGGCGACGGCCCACCCCTGATCCAGTCGCTGGCGATCCTCGACTACCTGGAGGACGTCCACCCGGCCGTGCCGCTGCTGCCCGCCGATCCCCGGGCGCGGGCGCGGGCGCGCTCCCTGGCCCAGGTGGTGGCCTGCGACACGCATCCGCTCTACGTGCCGCGCGTACGCAACTTCCTCATGCAGACCTACGACCTCCCGCGCGAGCGCATGCTGGGCTTCGTGCGCCATTGGATGGAAACGGGGCTGAAGACCCTGGAGGCGCGCCTGACCGGCGAACCCGGCACCGGCCGCTACGCGCAGGGCGACGCCATCAGCCACGCCGACCTCTGCCTCGTCAGCCTCTGGGTCGGCACCGGCATCTTCGGGGTCGAGACCGGCCCGTTCCCGACCGTGCGGCGGATCGCGGAGGATTGCCTCGCGCAGGACGCTTTCGCCCGGGCACACCCCTCACGGCAGCCGGGCGCCCCCGCTTGA
- a CDS encoding peptidoglycan-binding domain-containing protein, which yields MREPQARRDQREIIVPTRSAEARPRARRRPQAGVAGGVASLGATAGTLGRAFLRHPGEILGVAAVLGAVSMICLNALGYQSGRHPAPIFPKLPARTGVTAADKPRPVAQAQEGARVEGAKPDAAKLEAAKAEPAKVESAKADSTRAEAPARTPRDGIGEIIRAGDPKGAETTASVASQASLSIAQAQRALNKLGYGPLKADGVIGAGTRAAIEKFERDRKLPVKGEPSARTLRELAARAGASRG from the coding sequence ATGCGCGAGCCGCAAGCACGCCGCGACCAGCGAGAGATCATCGTTCCCACCCGGAGCGCCGAGGCGCGCCCCCGGGCGCGTCGGCGTCCGCAGGCGGGAGTTGCCGGCGGCGTCGCCTCCCTCGGGGCGACCGCCGGAACCCTCGGCCGAGCCTTCCTGCGCCATCCCGGCGAGATCCTCGGTGTGGCCGCCGTGCTCGGGGCCGTTTCGATGATCTGCCTGAACGCGCTGGGCTACCAGTCGGGCCGGCATCCCGCGCCGATCTTTCCGAAGCTCCCGGCGCGCACCGGCGTGACGGCCGCCGACAAGCCGCGACCCGTCGCACAGGCGCAGGAGGGCGCTCGGGTCGAGGGGGCGAAACCCGATGCCGCCAAACTGGAAGCCGCCAAAGCCGAACCCGCCAAGGTCGAGTCTGCCAAGGCGGATTCTACCAGGGCGGAAGCGCCGGCTCGGACGCCCCGGGACGGCATCGGCGAGATCATCCGGGCGGGCGATCCGAAGGGCGCCGAGACCACGGCCTCCGTGGCCAGCCAAGCCAGCCTCTCCATCGCGCAGGCGCAGCGTGCCCTGAACAAGCTCGGCTACGGCCCACTCAAGGCCGACGGCGTCATCGGGGCGGGGACCCGCGCGGCCATCGAGAAGTTCGAGCGGGACCGCAAGCTGCCGGTCAAGGGCGAGCCATCGGCCCGGACCCTGCGCGAACTCGCTGCCCGGGCCGGGGCGAGTCGGGGCTGA
- the cydB gene encoding cytochrome d ubiquinol oxidase subunit II produces the protein MFGFGMEYEGAAFWLPLVWAALLAVAVAMYVVIDGFDLGVGILFTAARKGNWRDRMMLSVAPIWDGNETWLVLGGGGLFAVFSVAYAILLPALYLPLILMLIALIFRGVAFEFRFKATRSQFIWDNAFHYGSLVATFAQGMVLGAFVQGFQTEGRAFTGGTLDWLTPFSVLTGIGLVCGYGLLGATWCVMKTSGELEIWARRKSLQFLAATLVAMALVSAWVPFLGREIQWRWISWPNVLYVAPVPLVTALVAWGIFRGLRGGRDVAPFLLTIALFLLGFLGLAISLFPYIVPPRMTIWQAANAVSALQFALVGYAVVMPLTLAYTGYAYWVFRGKVAEDIESGGYGH, from the coding sequence ATGTTCGGCTTCGGGATGGAATACGAGGGGGCCGCGTTCTGGCTGCCCCTGGTCTGGGCCGCGCTGCTGGCGGTGGCGGTGGCGATGTATGTCGTGATCGACGGGTTCGACCTCGGGGTCGGCATCCTGTTCACGGCGGCGCGCAAGGGCAACTGGCGGGACCGGATGATGCTCTCCGTCGCGCCGATCTGGGACGGCAACGAGACCTGGCTCGTGCTCGGCGGCGGCGGCCTGTTCGCGGTGTTCAGCGTCGCCTACGCGATCCTGCTGCCGGCCCTCTACCTGCCGCTGATCCTGATGCTGATCGCCCTGATCTTCCGGGGCGTCGCCTTCGAGTTCCGGTTCAAGGCCACCCGCTCCCAGTTCATCTGGGACAACGCCTTCCACTACGGCTCCCTGGTCGCGACCTTCGCGCAGGGCATGGTGCTCGGCGCCTTCGTGCAGGGCTTCCAGACCGAGGGGCGGGCCTTCACCGGCGGGACCCTGGATTGGCTCACGCCCTTCAGCGTGCTCACGGGCATCGGCCTCGTCTGCGGCTACGGCCTGCTCGGCGCGACCTGGTGCGTGATGAAGACCTCGGGCGAACTCGAGATTTGGGCGCGGCGCAAGAGCCTGCAATTCCTCGCCGCCACCCTGGTGGCCATGGCCCTGGTGAGCGCCTGGGTGCCGTTCCTCGGCCGCGAGATCCAGTGGCGCTGGATCTCCTGGCCGAACGTCCTCTACGTGGCGCCGGTGCCCCTCGTCACCGCCCTCGTCGCCTGGGGCATCTTCCGCGGCCTGCGCGGCGGGCGCGACGTGGCGCCCTTCCTCCTCACGATCGCGCTGTTCCTGCTCGGCTTCCTCGGGCTGGCGATCAGCCTGTTCCCCTACATCGTGCCGCCCCGCATGACGATCTGGCAGGCCGCCAACGCCGTGAGCGCCCTGCAATTCGCGCTGGTCGGCTACGCGGTGGTGATGCCGCTCACCCTCGCCTACACCGGCTACGCCTACTGGGTGTTCCGCGGGAAGGTGGCGGAGGACATCGAATCCGGAGGCTACGGGCATTGA
- the dgcN gene encoding N-acetyltransferase DgcN yields the protein MQIETPYLMFLGDVPDRLAAKTAYGIKDWRPEWCVGQLRLPGCAADLGIPDLTLTEAVARGCRTLVIGVANAGGVLPEHWVAEVVAALEAGLDIASGLHARLGAVPAIAEAAERNGRQLHDVRHTDETFATGKGTRRPGRRLLSVGTDCSVGKKYTVLALERGMRERGLDADFRATGQTGVFISGRGVAIDAVVADFISGAVEWIAPAAAPDHWDLLEGQGSLFHPSFAGVSLGLLHGAQADAFVVCHEPTRTTMRGVQHPLPTIREVIDLTVQLGRLTNPEIRPVGIAVNTQDLEEGAARALLADLAAEHDLPATDPVRFGVEAIVDRIVSEFPPAVTGASA from the coding sequence ATGCAGATCGAAACACCCTACCTGATGTTCCTCGGCGACGTGCCGGACCGGCTGGCCGCCAAGACCGCCTACGGCATCAAGGACTGGCGTCCCGAATGGTGCGTCGGCCAGCTGCGGCTGCCCGGCTGCGCCGCCGATCTCGGCATTCCGGACCTCACCCTGACAGAGGCCGTGGCCCGGGGCTGCCGCACGCTGGTGATCGGCGTGGCCAATGCCGGCGGCGTCCTGCCCGAGCACTGGGTCGCCGAGGTGGTGGCGGCCCTGGAGGCGGGGCTCGACATCGCCAGCGGCCTGCATGCCCGCCTCGGCGCGGTGCCGGCCATCGCCGAGGCCGCCGAGCGCAACGGCCGCCAGCTCCACGACGTGCGTCACACCGACGAGACCTTCGCCACCGGCAAGGGGACCCGGCGTCCCGGCCGCCGCCTGCTCAGCGTCGGCACCGACTGCTCGGTGGGCAAGAAGTACACGGTGCTCGCCCTGGAGCGCGGCATGCGCGAGCGCGGCCTCGACGCGGATTTCCGCGCCACCGGCCAGACCGGCGTGTTCATCTCCGGCCGCGGCGTCGCCATCGACGCGGTGGTGGCCGACTTCATCTCCGGCGCCGTCGAGTGGATCGCGCCGGCCGCCGCGCCGGACCACTGGGACCTCCTCGAAGGCCAGGGCTCGCTGTTCCACCCGTCCTTCGCGGGCGTCAGCCTCGGGCTGCTGCACGGGGCGCAGGCCGACGCCTTCGTGGTCTGCCACGAGCCGACCCGCACCACCATGCGCGGCGTCCAGCACCCGCTGCCGACGATCCGGGAGGTCATCGACCTCACCGTGCAGCTCGGCCGCCTGACCAATCCGGAGATCCGCCCCGTGGGGATCGCGGTGAACACGCAGGACCTGGAGGAGGGGGCGGCCCGCGCGCTGCTCGCCGACCTCGCGGCCGAGCACGACCTGCCCGCCACCGACCCGGTGCGCTTCGGCGTCGAGGCGATCGTGGACCGGATCGTCTCCGAGTTTCCCCCCGCCGTGACGGGGGCGAGCGCATGA
- a CDS encoding sensor histidine kinase, whose translation MSVLRIYGALASLIDVRLAGLIHESVIDEAGVRFRHERFLVSRLATGLMMMLCLPPYLVLRGVPSGIEALGIASLMLPVFAAVLLSRTGILWLAHAISSAGLTGLVVCLAMMTGGAQSAAAIWLVAIPLEAVVSGSRRATLAAAIIAGLGALAVALLPPLAEGALLPEWSRALAMPVFALTAIGHIAAQASEHFRHEGRWLSRLRDNERRDRMLLSAIDDLVTWHDPNGRVLEASASAVRFVGAEAAALHGHGLLERVHVADRPLLLQALSDVAAHGRPATVQFRLHLDPAAIRAEGVPRVIFAEMRMHRIEESDPEAAGGAATSVVAVTRDVTEHHRHAEELEQARAEAERADEIKSRFLANVSHELRTPLNAIIGFSEVLAGEGTMAIEPARTREYAGIIRDSGQHLLEVVNTLLDMSRIQGGHFDYAPEPLDMSALLRTCCDLMQLKFDQAGITLVRDAAAKPVEITADLRACRQMLINLLSNALKFTPRGGRVEVALRWSGDQLDLIVADSGIGIGEADLPRVGNPFYQCAHGYERSHEGTGLGLSVVQGLVGLHGGALAIESTRGEGTTVIVTLPRACRESGGPVPVVRIRTRARPPMVEGRLVAPAALAARRPMGLFEVSPEPVRESYVPLRRAG comes from the coding sequence GTGTCGGTATTGCGTATTTACGGTGCCTTGGCTTCCCTCATCGATGTCCGCCTTGCGGGTCTCATCCATGAGTCGGTCATCGATGAGGCCGGCGTCCGGTTCCGGCACGAGCGGTTCCTCGTGTCGCGGCTCGCCACCGGCCTGATGATGATGCTGTGCCTGCCGCCCTACCTCGTCCTGCGCGGGGTGCCGAGCGGCATCGAGGCCCTCGGCATCGCGAGCCTGATGCTTCCGGTCTTCGCCGCCGTCCTGCTCTCGCGCACCGGCATCCTCTGGCTCGCCCATGCGATCTCGTCGGCCGGCCTCACCGGCCTCGTGGTCTGCCTCGCCATGATGACGGGGGGCGCGCAATCGGCCGCCGCGATCTGGCTGGTGGCGATCCCGCTGGAAGCCGTGGTCTCCGGCTCACGGCGCGCGACCCTGGCGGCGGCGATCATCGCCGGCCTCGGCGCCCTGGCGGTGGCCCTGCTGCCCCCGCTGGCCGAGGGCGCGCTGCTTCCCGAATGGTCCCGCGCCCTGGCGATGCCGGTCTTCGCGCTGACCGCCATCGGCCACATCGCGGCCCAGGCCTCGGAGCATTTCCGGCACGAGGGCCGCTGGCTCTCCCGCCTGCGGGACAACGAGCGCCGCGACCGGATGCTGCTCTCGGCCATCGACGACCTCGTCACCTGGCACGACCCGAACGGCCGCGTCCTCGAGGCCAGTGCCTCCGCCGTCCGCTTCGTCGGCGCCGAGGCGGCCGCCCTGCACGGCCACGGCCTGCTCGAGCGGGTGCATGTCGCCGACCGTCCCCTGCTGCTCCAGGCGCTGAGCGACGTCGCCGCTCATGGCCGCCCGGCCACGGTGCAATTCCGCCTTCACCTCGACCCGGCCGCGATCCGCGCGGAGGGCGTCCCCCGGGTGATCTTCGCCGAAATGCGGATGCACCGCATCGAGGAATCCGACCCGGAGGCGGCGGGCGGCGCCGCCACCAGCGTGGTGGCCGTGACCCGCGACGTCACCGAGCACCACCGCCACGCCGAGGAACTGGAGCAGGCGCGGGCCGAGGCGGAGCGGGCCGACGAGATCAAGAGCCGCTTCCTGGCCAATGTCAGCCACGAGCTGCGCACGCCGCTGAATGCCATCATCGGCTTCTCCGAGGTTCTGGCGGGGGAGGGCACCATGGCCATCGAGCCGGCCCGGACCCGCGAATATGCCGGCATCATCCGCGATTCGGGCCAGCACCTGCTGGAGGTCGTCAACACGCTCCTCGACATGTCGCGCATCCAGGGCGGGCATTTCGACTACGCCCCCGAGCCCCTCGACATGAGCGCCCTGCTGCGCACCTGCTGCGACCTGATGCAGCTGAAGTTCGACCAGGCCGGCATCACCCTGGTGCGCGACGCCGCCGCCAAGCCCGTGGAGATCACCGCGGACCTGCGCGCCTGCCGGCAGATGCTCATCAACCTCCTGTCGAACGCGCTGAAGTTCACGCCGCGCGGGGGACGGGTGGAGGTCGCCCTGCGCTGGTCGGGCGACCAGCTCGACCTCATCGTGGCCGACAGCGGCATCGGCATCGGCGAGGCGGACCTGCCGCGCGTGGGCAACCCGTTCTATCAGTGCGCCCACGGCTACGAGCGCTCCCACGAGGGCACCGGGCTGGGCCTCTCCGTGGTGCAGGGACTCGTCGGGCTGCATGGCGGTGCCCTGGCCATCGAGAGCACCCGGGGCGAGGGCACCACGGTGATCGTGACCCTGCCCCGCGCCTGCCGCGAGAGCGGCGGACCGGTGCCGGTCGTGCGGATCCGGACCCGCGCGCGTCCGCCGATGGTCGAGGGGCGCCTCGTGGCCCCCGCCGCCCTGGCGGCACGCCGGCCGATGGGTCTGTTCGAGGTCAGCCCGGAGCCCGTCCGAGAGAGCTACGTCCCCCTGCGCCGCGCCGGGTGA
- a CDS encoding O-antigen ligase family protein, whose product MASTMAPGAARWQAGAWAHLTVLDVLRHVAKVLLVAFVFFACFAFSDTSPYDVVAIPTILLWLCLGLRLHRGMLPLLGLLVVYVSAITLALLPFIDQPLPVTWTIQLAYLSITGVFFAMLFSEDTQARMELALKTFVASCLLSSAFGIVGYFGYIPTEDLFYKYGRASGTFQDPNVFGSFLTLGALYLMHGLLLGTTRRPILSCAILIMIVAGIFLSFSRGSWAGSLIAVGVMVASVYRTTRSTVLRRRIVTLTVLALAATALAIVGLLSIGDTAEMFSKRAAVTQDYDTGETGRFGNQMRGLGMLVDEPLGMGPLRWRLIFALEPHNSYIGSFANGGWVGGATFIGLVLMTSVVGFRLMNRDTPFRRHAQIVWPALLMFFLQAVQIDIEKWRHVYMMLGMIWGLEAARLRWLAGRA is encoded by the coding sequence ATGGCGTCCACGATGGCACCCGGCGCGGCGCGCTGGCAGGCGGGAGCCTGGGCTCACCTGACCGTCCTCGACGTCCTGCGGCACGTGGCGAAGGTGCTCCTCGTCGCCTTCGTGTTCTTCGCCTGCTTCGCCTTCTCCGACACCTCGCCCTACGACGTGGTGGCGATTCCCACCATCCTGCTCTGGCTCTGCCTCGGCCTGCGCCTGCACCGGGGCATGCTGCCGCTGCTGGGGCTCCTGGTCGTCTACGTCAGCGCGATCACGCTGGCACTGCTGCCGTTCATCGACCAGCCCCTGCCGGTCACCTGGACGATCCAGCTCGCCTACCTGTCGATCACCGGCGTGTTCTTCGCGATGCTGTTCTCCGAGGACACGCAGGCGCGCATGGAACTGGCGCTGAAGACCTTCGTGGCGAGCTGCCTCCTGTCGAGCGCCTTCGGCATCGTCGGCTATTTCGGCTACATCCCCACCGAGGACCTGTTCTACAAGTACGGCCGCGCCTCGGGCACCTTCCAGGACCCGAACGTGTTCGGCTCCTTCCTGACCCTCGGCGCGCTCTACCTCATGCACGGGCTGCTGCTCGGCACCACGCGCCGGCCCATCCTCTCCTGCGCGATCCTGATAATGATCGTGGCCGGCATCTTCCTGTCGTTCTCGCGCGGCTCCTGGGCCGGATCGCTCATCGCGGTCGGCGTGATGGTCGCCAGCGTCTATCGCACGACCCGCTCCACGGTCCTGCGCCGGCGCATCGTCACCCTGACGGTGCTGGCGCTCGCCGCCACCGCCCTCGCCATCGTGGGCCTGCTCTCGATCGGCGACACGGCGGAGATGTTCTCCAAGCGCGCCGCGGTCACGCAGGATTACGACACCGGCGAGACCGGGCGGTTCGGCAACCAGATGCGTGGCCTCGGCATGCTGGTGGACGAGCCCCTCGGGATGGGTCCCCTGCGCTGGCGCCTGATCTTCGCCCTGGAGCCGCACAACAGCTACATCGGCAGCTTCGCCAATGGCGGCTGGGTCGGCGGGGCCACCTTCATCGGCCTCGTCCTGATGACGAGCGTCGTCGGCTTCCGGCTGATGAACCGGGACACGCCCTTCCGGCGCCACGCGCAGATCGTCTGGCCGGCGCTGCTGATGTTCTTCCTGCAGGCGGTGCAGATCGACATCGAGAAGTGGCGCCACGTCTACATGATGCTCGGCATGATCTGGGGGCTGGAGGCGGCGCGCCTGCGCTGGCTCGCGGGCCGGGCCTGA
- a CDS encoding NAD(P)/FAD-dependent oxidoreductase, with protein MVPGESVENLHRIVVVGGGAAGLQLATKLGEKLGRGGKAHVTLVDRARTHIWKPLLHEVAAGSLDVGHHAVDYLHHAHRHNFRYRIGEMTGLDRARRVIHLAASHDTEGREVTPVREIPYDTLVMAVGSTTNDFGTPGVKENAIALDTQGQAVRFHQRLVNGMLRAHTQSGPVRPGQLHVTVIGAGATGTELAAELHRTTRHVAATGLDRIDPAKDLKITLVEAASRILPAVPERLSQDVMGLLNKIGVEVRTGARVTEVRPDGVQLADGGFIPSELVVWAAGVKAPPFLHEIGGLETTRNNQLVVTPTLQTTRDPDVFAMGDCAYLVEKGSDTPIPPRAQAAHQQATHLIKIIPDKMAGKPLKAFKYRDFGSLVSLGEYSTVGNLMGFIKGKNLFIAGLFARMMYRSLYKMHEQALHGTVKTTLDAVARALTRRTESRVKLH; from the coding sequence ATGGTCCCGGGCGAATCGGTAGAGAACCTGCACCGCATCGTGGTGGTCGGGGGCGGCGCGGCGGGGCTCCAGCTCGCGACCAAGCTCGGCGAGAAGCTCGGTCGCGGCGGCAAGGCGCACGTGACCCTGGTGGACCGCGCCCGGACCCATATCTGGAAGCCGCTGCTGCACGAGGTCGCCGCCGGCAGCCTCGATGTCGGCCATCACGCGGTCGATTACCTGCACCACGCCCACCGGCACAATTTCCGCTACCGCATCGGCGAGATGACCGGCCTCGACCGGGCCCGGCGCGTCATCCACCTCGCGGCCAGCCACGACACGGAGGGCCGCGAGGTCACGCCCGTGCGCGAGATTCCCTACGACACGCTGGTGATGGCGGTGGGTTCGACCACCAACGATTTCGGCACGCCCGGCGTGAAGGAGAACGCCATCGCCCTGGACACGCAGGGCCAGGCGGTGCGCTTCCACCAGCGCCTCGTGAACGGCATGCTGCGCGCCCACACCCAGAGCGGGCCCGTGCGGCCCGGCCAGCTCCACGTCACGGTGATCGGGGCCGGCGCCACCGGCACCGAACTCGCGGCCGAACTCCACCGCACCACCCGCCACGTGGCGGCGACCGGCCTCGACCGGATCGACCCGGCCAAGGACCTCAAGATCACGCTGGTGGAAGCGGCGAGCCGCATCCTGCCGGCCGTGCCGGAGCGCCTCTCCCAGGACGTCATGGGGCTCCTCAACAAGATCGGCGTGGAGGTCCGCACCGGCGCGCGGGTGACGGAGGTCCGGCCCGACGGCGTGCAACTCGCCGATGGCGGTTTCATCCCCTCCGAACTCGTGGTCTGGGCGGCCGGCGTGAAGGCGCCGCCCTTCCTGCACGAGATCGGCGGGCTGGAGACCACCCGCAACAACCAGCTCGTCGTGACCCCCACCCTGCAGACCACCCGCGACCCGGACGTCTTCGCCATGGGCGATTGCGCCTACCTCGTGGAGAAGGGCTCGGACACGCCGATCCCGCCCCGAGCCCAGGCGGCGCACCAGCAGGCCACGCACCTCATCAAGATCATCCCCGACAAGATGGCCGGCAAGCCGCTGAAAGCCTTCAAGTACCGCGATTTCGGCTCGCTGGTCTCGCTGGGCGAGTACTCGACCGTGGGCAACCTGATGGGGTTCATCAAGGGCAAGAACCTGTTCATCGCCGGGCTGTTCGCCCGGATGATGTACCGCTCGCTCTACAAGATGCACGAGCAGGCCCTGCACGGCACCGTGAAGACCACCCTCGACGCGGTCGCGCGCGCCCTGACCCGGCGCACCGAATCGCGCGTGAAGCTGCACTGA
- a CDS encoding DUF1491 family protein, producing the protein MARLRSDFWVSAHLRRLDIEGIAAVQRRRGSPEAGAIFVKVDRLDGSADLYGPAPQSLVDTESDGDRRFVALLSEASPADVETRLGKELRFDNDLWIVEIDDRAGRHRLDLAE; encoded by the coding sequence ATGGCACGCCTGCGATCGGATTTCTGGGTCTCCGCCCACCTGCGCCGCCTCGATATCGAGGGCATCGCCGCCGTTCAGCGTCGGCGCGGCTCGCCGGAAGCGGGCGCGATCTTCGTGAAGGTGGATCGCCTGGACGGGAGCGCCGACCTCTACGGTCCGGCCCCGCAATCCCTCGTGGATACCGAATCCGACGGGGACCGGCGCTTCGTCGCCCTGCTCAGCGAAGCCTCCCCGGCGGATGTGGAGACGCGTCTCGGCAAGGAACTGCGGTTCGACAACGACCTCTGGATCGTCGAGATCGACGACCGCGCGGGTCGCCATCGCCTCGACCTGGCGGAATAG
- the dgcA gene encoding N-acetyl-D-Glu racemase DgcA: MSRRLDVAVERFPIAGAFTIARGSRTEAVVVLATVTDAEGRVGRGECVPYARYGESVESVEGLIRDQAGPIAEGATRADLQRLLPAGAARNALDCALFDLEAKQLGRPAFAIAGLPAPQVATTAYTLSLGDPDAMEAAARTAAHRPLLKVKLGGAGDPERIAAVRRGAPDSRLIVDANEAWRPETIEANLAACVAAGVGLIEQPLPADADALLAEIARPIPICADESLHDRAGLDALSRRYDAINIKLDKAGGLTEAVMLAHEARARGFSLMIGCMVGTSLAMAPAMLLAHHADYVDLDGPLLLARDREPGLRFEGSLVHPPEPALWG, translated from the coding sequence ATGAGCCGGCGCCTCGACGTCGCGGTCGAGCGCTTCCCCATCGCGGGGGCCTTCACCATCGCGCGCGGCAGCCGGACCGAGGCGGTGGTGGTCCTCGCCACCGTCACCGACGCGGAGGGCCGGGTCGGGCGCGGCGAATGCGTGCCCTATGCCCGCTACGGCGAGAGCGTCGAGAGCGTGGAGGGCCTGATCCGCGATCAGGCCGGGCCCATCGCCGAGGGCGCGACCCGCGCCGACCTGCAGCGCCTCCTGCCGGCGGGCGCCGCCCGCAACGCCCTCGACTGCGCCCTGTTCGACCTGGAGGCCAAGCAGCTCGGGCGGCCCGCCTTCGCGATCGCGGGCCTGCCGGCGCCGCAGGTCGCCACCACGGCCTACACCCTGAGCCTCGGCGACCCCGACGCGATGGAGGCCGCCGCCCGGACGGCGGCGCACCGGCCGCTGCTCAAGGTCAAGCTCGGCGGGGCCGGCGACCCGGAGCGGATCGCCGCGGTGCGTCGGGGCGCGCCCGATTCGCGCCTGATCGTCGATGCCAACGAGGCCTGGCGGCCCGAGACGATCGAGGCCAACCTCGCCGCCTGCGTCGCGGCCGGCGTCGGCCTCATCGAGCAGCCGCTGCCGGCCGACGCGGACGCGCTGCTCGCCGAGATCGCGCGTCCGATCCCCATCTGCGCCGACGAGAGCCTGCACGACCGGGCCGGCCTCGACGCCCTGAGCCGGCGCTACGACGCCATCAACATCAAGCTCGACAAGGCCGGTGGCCTCACCGAGGCGGTGATGCTCGCCCACGAGGCCCGCGCGCGCGGCTTCTCTCTGATGATCGGCTGCATGGTCGGCACCTCGCTCGCCATGGCGCCCGCGATGCTGCTCGCCCACCACGCCGATTACGTGGATCTCGACGGCCCCCTGCTGCTCGCCCGCGACCGCGAGCCCGGGCTGCGCTTCGAGGGCAGCCTGGTCCATCCGCCGGAACCGGCGCTCTGGGGCTGA